The Acomys russatus chromosome X, mAcoRus1.1, whole genome shotgun sequence genome segment ccgcgcccTGCTACACAAAGGGGTCTTaaactgcttttcttctttccccttcttccagAGCCAGAGGAAGAGATTATTGCTGAGGACTATGATGATGATCCTGTTGACTATGAGGCCACCCGGTTAGAGGGCCTGCCACCCAGCTGGTACAAGGTGTTTGACCCTTCTTGGTGAGTCTACGAACACACAGGCGGGAGGGACAGCTGGCCTTGCCCTTCCTGTGTTATCCcttagcctgggctccatagggAAAGAGATCTGCATGTGGAGCCACGGAGCAGATTTAAGCCGAGGTTGGGGAGGCAGTTGGTTTCAGGGACATGTGTGCTAACAtgcctttccttctccctgcccacagtggactcCCTTACTACTGGAATGTGGAGACAGACCTGGTGTCCTGGCTCTCACCACATGATCCCAACTTTGTCGTTACCAAATCTGCCAAGAAACTCAGGAATAGTACTGCAGGTGAGCTGGCAAAGGCAGGGATAGCTCAGTGATTCTTTGCAGTCTCAGAGGGGCTCAGGAGACCATATGTGTAAGAGAGGGGGCTGCAGGGCTTCTGTGTTACCATAGATGCTGAGGACAAGTTGGACCGGAATCCTGAGAAGTTGGACAGAAATCATGAGAAGTCAGATCGCAGTCACGAGAAGCCAGACAGGAACCATGACAAGGCAGACCGAAATCACGAGAAGTCTGACCGCGATCGAGAACGGAGCTATGACAaagtggacagagagagagagcgcgacaGGGACCGAGATCGGGACCGGGGGTATGACAAGGCCGACAGGGAAGAGGGCAAAGACCGGCGCCACCATCGTAGAGAGGAGCTGGCCCCTTACCCCAAGAACAAGAAGGGTAAGCAGATCATGTTGGAACTCAGATGAATGGAGCAAGGTGCCAGGGCACAGAATGTAAGGAGTGCatgcctggccctgggcttctgaAGGTTGCTGTGGGCAGTGGTAGCCACTGGTACCACCTCTTCCTGGGAGCAGGGGCTCAGTGGGCAGGGGCTCCAAGGGAAAAACTTGCCCTGTGACTTACTTTTTACAGCAGGGAGCCGGAAAGATGAAGAGTTAGACCCCATGGACCCCAGCTCCTACTCAGATGCACCGCGGTAAGTGAAGCCCTTTGCTGATCCTTTTGTTTCTTGATTGTCTCTTTCTTCCCGTCCTTTAACCTTGAGCAGTTGAGAGATGCCCGCTTACCCCCTCTTCCTGGCTTCTAATTCTCTGTTGTCCCCAGGGGCACATGGTCAACAGGACTCCCCAAGAGGAATGAGGCCAAGACTGGTGCTGACACGACAGCAGCTGGGCCCCTCTTCCAGCAGCGGCCATACCCTTCCCCGGGAGCAGTGCTCCGTGCCAATGCTGAGGCCTCCCGAACCAAACAGCAGGACTGAACCTTTGTTCCCCATAGCTTAGGCAGtttgcctttctgtctgtcttcctagGACTCAGAGCTTAGCAGCTGCTGAATTAACCCTCCagtgagctacactcccagcccccttactcttttttccccctccgagacagggtttctctgtgtagccctggctgtcctggactcactttgtagaccaggctggcctcgaactcagagatctgcctgcctctgcctcatgagtgctgggattaaaggcgcatgcgccaccatgcccagctcccttaTTGGTTttaataaaagcttttttttttgtggatcaTGTCCGAGAGGCTTGAGggcttcctttcttcattctctccagGCTTTCCAACGCAAGTTGACAAGATGCAAAACATAGTTTTATTTGCAGAAACTCACCTAAGAAATACTGCAAAGATAGCAGGAGTTGAGGTGGGCCCATTAACAGAGGTTAGTCATGGCAGCCCTGTGTGGGGCAGGGTTGGTGGGGCCAGGGAGTTCCCACATCTACCTTACCCTACCCCTAATACTGATAAAGAGTTTAGTCCCAGCTGGGCCAGGgcaagaagggagaaggaaggcaggccAGCGTCTTCAATTCCAGCAGCTACGAACCCTTCACCTTGGTGAGCAACCTGTggtgaaaatgggaaggaaagagaaacacagaaagctGGGGTGGGCTGGCGTGTGGGCTTCCTGAGCAAGCGAGGGTGGTGGTAGTAAGCTAGTAATCGTGGGGTTGTTAAGGGTGCTTGTGTGGAAAGAGCGGGCCCCTGGGTCAGAAAGCTACACGTGGACTAAATAAATACAACATCTTTATTTGGCATTGGGTATCCTGACATTTGTTCATTACAGttccttagaaaacaaaccaaaaaaaaaaaaaaaaaatcagaacaaattAATCAAAAATAAAGATCCAGTGGCCCTATTTACATATAGCAAAGACAGCCCAGGCACCTTCCATGCGTGCACTttatgcgcacgtgcacacatacatacatacccacacacacacatacacacacatctgggaTACAGTTAAGGAGTTAATAAGCTTTGGGGAGTGCAGGTGTGCAGGTTCCATGAGTCATCAATTCTGACACCCGCCATGAAGTAGGGGTGTTTTAAACAGCCAATAGGGCTGCAAGAATGGGATTGGcagctttatttttcctctctggaTGTTTCAGAAGATAATCCTTCGCCTCTGTCTCTTCAGTGACATGAGATTCAGCCACTTCAAggacctcccctccccatttccccacCACTCTGGATCATTGATCTGATTATGTCACAAATCCCCAAACTATTGAAAAGCAAATGCACCCTCCCCAAGATGAGCTGATACAAAATTCTCAGCTTGTGCCTCTTCTCACTCAGGGCATTTACAACAATCCGGTCTGGTCTTCAAGGGTCCCTGGACCAGAGAAACTGCCCCAAAGCCACATAAGAGACCAAGCTGTTGCCATGATCCAGGGTGATGGCGCGGGAGAGAAGGCCTCATACAGTAGGAAATGGAACCCCACGAGCAGTCATTAGTCGTTACTGAAGAACTGCAGGGCTTTTGTCCAGTCTGCAGGATGGCTGGGATGAACTGTCCCAGG includes the following:
- the Pqbp1 gene encoding polyglutamine-binding protein 1 isoform X1, which translates into the protein MPLPVALQSRLAKRGILKHLEPEPEEEIIAEDYDDDPVDYEATRLEGLPPSWYKVFDPSCGLPYYWNVETDLVSWLSPHDPNFVVTKSAKKLRNSTADAEDKLDRNPEKLDRNHEKSDRSHEKPDRNHDKADRNHEKSDRDRERSYDKVDRERERDRDRDRDRGYDKADREEGKDRRHHRREELAPYPKNKKAGSRKDEELDPMDPSSYSDAPRGTWSTGLPKRNEAKTGADTTAAGPLFQQRPYPSPGAVLRANAEASRTKQQD
- the Pqbp1 gene encoding polyglutamine-binding protein 1 isoform X2, which produces MPLPVALQSRLAKRGILKHLEPEPEEEIIAEDYDDDPVDYEATRLEGLPPSWYKVFDPSCGLPYYWNVETDLVSWLSPHDPNFVVTKSAKKLRNSTADAEDKLDRNPEKLDRNHEKSDRSHEKPDRNHDKADRNHEKSDRDRERSYDKVDRERERDRDRDRDRGYDKADREEGKDRRHHRREELAPYPKNKKGSRKDEELDPMDPSSYSDAPRGTWSTGLPKRNEAKTGADTTAAGPLFQQRPYPSPGAVLRANAEASRTKQQD